GGTGTATGGCGGTCGCGTGCCTGCCGAAGCAACCCGCCGAATGAAACAAATCAAAGGAAATCAAACACCTGCCGTGGTCGTGGTGGTGTATGGCAACCGCGCTTACGAGGATGCATTGCTCGAACTCCGCGACATCGTAACCGAACAGGGCTTTGTCCCCATCGCTGCTGCTGCCTTCATCGGGGAACATTCGTACACCACCGGCGACTACCCGATTGCTCCCGGCCGGCCGGATACCAACGATTTGCAGAAAGCAGCTGACTTCGGTACAGAAATTAGCGAACTACTACAGGAGGCAAAGACACTTTCCCCGATAGCGGTTCCCGGGAACTTTCCGTACAAACCCCAGGGACAAAAGCCGCCCATCGCACCCGTTACCATTGCCGAGAAATGTGACCAGTGCGGTATTTGTGTGTCCGTCTGCCCCACCGGCGCCATCACACTCTACGACCTCCCCGAAACCGATGCCAGCGCCTGTATTCTCTGCTGTGCCTGCATCAAGGAGTGCCCCACCGGTGCCCGCATAAATGATTCGGGTTTTATCAACGAAAAGAGTCAGTGGCTGGTGGATAACTATTCGGAAAGGAAGGAGCCGGAGGTATTTGTCACAAACCTCTAAAATATAAACCACCCCAAACCCCTAAAGGGGCTTTTAAGACAGTGAGCAATTGCTGCGACAGTGCTTTAGTCATTTGGTTAATTAGAATACCGAAAGTTGCCAATTTACTATTGCCATAATCGAGGAGCCAAGTCCCCTTCAGGGGATTTAGGGGTAATGGTCTGAACCATAATTTCACCCCAGATCTCTGAAGGGGCTTTCGGGACAGTGAGCAGATGTTGAAGCAGTACTTTTCATGGGATGGTTGGCACAAATACCAAAAGTTGCTAATTTGCTATTACCTTAATAGGGGTGAAGACTAGTAAACTAACTAAATCATTTCGCAATGGGTATCAGCAACAAAGTCACCTTGTTTTATAATGCTCCCCCTATCATATTTGAAAGAGCGAAACGGTTACGAGAAAACATGACCGAGGCAGAATTAAAACTGTGGGAGTGCCTTAAAGAGAAGAAATTGCTTAACCTACGATTCAGACCGCAACATCCTATCGATATATTTATTGCTGATTTTTATTGTCATCCACTGAAACTGATTATTGAAATCGATGGAGGAATTCATCTGTCTGAAACGAATAAAGCATATGATATCGGAAGAGAAGCAGAATTGGAAAGATGGGGACTCAAAGTAGTACGCTTTACCAACCAGGAAGTGCTGAATAGTCTGGACCAGGTACTCATGAATCTTGAGAAAATTTGTATAGACAGGCAAAAGGAACTTCAGTAATTCACCCCACCCCGATAATTCGGGGCCTGAAGGGGCTTTGAGGGCAGTGAAAGCTTTAGCTGTGGAGCGTTGAAATTGCCAGAAAAACGAATAATGATGACGTGAAGAAACCTTCATCGAAGAGTTAAGTCCCCTTTAGGGCTCCGATACTTCGGAGTAGGGGTGTAAGATTGAAAGCGAATAACATTCATCTTCATAAACAACAGAGTTTATAAGAAATCGAGGTGTATCAAAAAAAAACCTGACAAGCCACGAAGACTCGTCAGGTTTTTGGAAAGTTACCTTTGGACGAGGTAAATCAATTCTTTATTTCAACGAGGTAAGGCGCTCTTCCAGGAGTTTGATTTTCTCCTCGGCATCGGCCTGCTTTTTGCGCTCGGTGGCTACCACCTGTTCTGGGGCTCCGTTCACAAAGCGCTCGTTGCCCAGCTTCTTCATTACCGAAGTAAGGAAGCCGCGGGTATATTTCAATTCTTCTTCAATCTTGGCTATCTCCTCTTCCACATTCACCAGGTCGCCCAGCGGAATATAGTATTCAGTCGATTTCACACGGAACGACAGCGCGCCGTCGACTTTCTCGTTCACCACCTCCAGCTCGCTGAGGTTCCCCATCTTCCTAAGCACCGCATCGAACACCGGAGAATAACCTTTTTCACCGGGATAAACAGCTACTTTCAGTTCTTCCTTGTTGGCGATATTCTTCTCTTTGCGCACATTCCGAATGCCGGTTACCGCTTCTTCGATATTCACGAACTGCTCTACCAGCGAAGCATCGGCTTCAGCAACCGTTGGCCATTCTGCCATCATGATGGACTCGCCTTCTTTCCGCTCGCCCAGCAACTGCCAGATTTCTTCGGTGATAAACGGCATGAACGGGTGCAACAGGCGCAGCATCTTGTCGAACAACGCTACCAACTCGTCGTAGGTCTGCTTGTCGATGGGCTGCTGATATGCCGGCTTCACGATTTCGAGCAACCAACCCGAGAAGTCGTCGCGCATGGCCGTGTAGATGGTCATGAGTGCATCGCTCAGTCGGTACTTGCTGAAATGATCGTTCATAGTAGCAATCACTTCGTTCAGCTGAGCGTTGAACCAGTCGAGGCCCAGGCGCGCATGCTCCGGTTGTGGCAACGAGGCATCCACTTCCCAGCCATGTACCAGACGGAAAGAGTTCCAGATTTTCGAGCTGAAGTTCCTTCCCTGCTCGGTCAGCGATTCCTCGAAAAGGATATCGTTTCCGGCCGGTGAACAGAGCAACATACCCACACGAACACCGTCGGCGCCGTATTTGGCAATCAGGTCCAGCGGGTCGGGCGAGTTCCCCAACGACTTCGACATCTTGCGGCGCAGCTTGTCGCGCACGATACCGGTGAAATACACATTTTTGAACGGGAAAGTCCCGCGATATTCATATCCGGCAATGATCATACGGGCTACCCAGAAGAAGATAATCTCGGGAGCCGTTACCAAATCGTTCGTCGGGTAATAGTAATTAATCTCTTTGTTATCCGGGTCGCTAATGCCGTCAAACACGGATATTGGCCACAGCCACGATGAAGCCCAGGTATCAAGCACATCCTCGTCCTGATGCAGGTCGTCAATGGTCAAATCCATGCGACCAGTTGTTTCGCGGGCCAATTGCAATGCCTTCTCATCGGTTTCTGCTACCACAAAGCTTCCGTCTGCCAGATAATAAACCGGGATGCGATGTCCCCACCACAGCTGGCGTGAGATACACCAGTCTTTGATGTTCCCCATCCAGTGACGGTACAGGTTTTTGAACTTGGGCGGGAAGAACTGCACATCGTCATTCTCCACAGCGTCTAAAGCCGGTTTGCCCAGCTCTTCCATTTTCAGGAACCACTGTGCCGAGAGCTTCGGTTCAATCACCACGTCAGTACGCTCGGAGTAACCAACCTTGTTGGTGTAGTCTTCGACCTTTACCAGATTGCCGGCATCTTCCAGCATCGGGATAATTTGCTTACGCGCTTCAAAACGGTCGACACCAATCAGGAAGCCGGCTTCTTTGCTCAGCGTTCCGTCATCGTTGAAGGTATCAATCACTTCGAGGTTGTGGCGCAACCCGATTTCATAGTCATTCACATCGTGTGCCGGGGTAATCTTCAAACAGCCGGTACCGAACTCCATATCCACGTATTCGTCCTGGATAATGGGAACACTGCGGTTCACCAGCGGCACCAACACACGTTTTCCGGCGAGGTGTTTGAAACGGCCATCGTTCGGGTTTACACACACCGCCGTATCACCCAGAATGGTTTCCGGACGGGTGGTAGCTACCGTAACGAATTCACCGGGAACATCTTCAATTTTATAGCGAACGTAGTAAAGTTTCGATTGCTCTTCCTTGTGAATTACTTCCTCATCGGAAAGGGCAGTTTTGGCCGACGGGTCCCAGTTGACCATCCGCACTCCGCGGTAGATATAGCCTTTGTTGTACAAGTCGACAAATACCTTGATAACCGACTCCGAACGTTTTTCATCCATGGTAAACGCGGTACGCTCCCAGTCGCACGAAGCGCCCAGCTTTTTCAACTGCTCCAGGATGATGCCGCCATGTTTGTGCGTCCATTCCCAGGCATGTTCCAAAAAAGCGTCCCGAGTAAGGTCATCCTTTTTGATACCTTCTTCGCGTAGCTTGCCCACCACTTTTGCTTCAGTGGCAATGGAAGCATGGTCGGTTCCCGGCACCCAGCAAGCGTTGTAGCCCTGCATCCGTGCACGGCGTACCAAAATATCCTGAATGGTATTGTTCAGCATGTGGCCCATGTGCAACACACCGGTCACGTTTGGCGGCGGGATGACGATGGTGTAAGGCTCCCGCTCATCGGGCTCCGAATGGAAAAAACCTTGTTCCATCCAGTACTGGTACCACTTGTCTTCAACTTCTACAGGATTGTACTTGCTTGGGATTTCCATGGTATATCTTTTCTTTTTTAATGTCTCGTTAATAGTCAACCAGCTTTCGCCGGAAGATGTTCGCAGGGCGAATTCCCTGAATATGATTTTAAAGGGTACAAAAATAGAAAAAACGTCGCTGGTTTCCGTTGGATTCTGAGGGAAATTCAGTGGACAATTGGAAATGAACAAGGAGCAATGAGAAATATCCTGAACCCGGATTTTGGAATGACAATATTTTCAAAACCGAATACTAAGTATCAAACAGTTGATACTCTTTTTAGAAAACATAATTTTTGTTCACCTTACAAAATCGACCATTCACATACCAGATCCGTATGTTCGTCAAAAAGTTTTGAAAATCAGAAAGTAATTTTCTTTCTTAATCCATTAATAGATCAGCACTTATATCCTAACATTTTACCTAACACAACTAACCCATGAAAAATCTACTGGTTTATTATCTGTTCATCCTTTCCCCCTTTGCTTTGATGTTTTGGATGATTGAAAACGAATACAGTCTCGCGTTCGTCATTACTTTATTGTTTTATTCCACTATTTATCGTGGAGTAACCGATTATTTCCGACTAAAGGCTCGTGGATGCATCGGTCTGGAACTCCTGCGGCTTTTCGTTCCGTTCTATGGTCGGCGACGGTTTTTCAGAGACTTGTATTTTCGTTAACGCTTTATAACTAAACACGACTAAACTTTTCTCCTCTCCCATTCCTTTTATAGTTAAAACCAATCTTTTTTAGCTATGCGTAAATGGATTGCCATTACCGGACTTTCGGCTGTCGCCGGATTGTTTTTTCTTTCCGGTTGTACCGGGAAAAAGGAACCACCTTATGCGCCGGTCTCCGGCTTTGAACTCCAGCAATACCTGGGCAAGTGGTACGAAATTGCCCGACTACCCAACCGTTTCGAGAAAGACCTGGTGAATGTAACCGCGACCTATTCCTTGCGGGACGATGGCAAGGTGCGGGTGCAGAACGAAGGAGACAAACCGGACGGAAAACACAAAATGGCCATCGGGAAAGCTAAGCTGGCCGGAAACCCCGGTGAAGGGTACCTGCGGGTATCATTTTTCGGTCCCTTCTATGCCGACTACGTGATTGTGGCGTTGGACAAAGAACATTACCAATATGCGCTGGTCGCCAGTTCCGATAAGTATTTATGGATCTTATCGCGCACACCTCAACTGGATAAAAACCTATACGACAAACTATTGCAAAAAGCACAGCAGTTGGGTTTCGATACCTCGAAGTTGTACGTGGTTCCCCAGAAAGCTACTGAACAACAGGCGGACAAACAGTAATTTGCGAACGATTTTTTGCTTTATTTGTTTACACACCCGGAAGAATTATTCGGGAAGGTTCAAACCTTAATTAAAAACTTTCATTATGAAAAAAAACATGGGAAACACTGACCGGATCATCCGCGTCCTTCTCGCCATTGTATTTGTTGCCCTTTATTATGCGGGCATTATTACCGGAATAATTGGCATTATTCTGCTCATCCTGGCGGCTATCTTTGTGCTCACCAGCCTGGTCAGTTTCTGCCCGCTCTACGCACCTTTCGGCATCAAAACATTCTGTGCGCCGAAAGAGGATGCCCCCAAAGAGTAACGGGAATTCTTTTTCAATACCTTGATGACGACAAAATTTACAGGTTAATATCCACACGGAACAGCCGGCTTCATCGGAATCATTTTCCGAATGAGCCGGTTGTTTTTATTTCAGATGTGTATATTCGCATTAGTAAGTTTCATTTCTGCCGAAAAAAGACCATATGCCTTTTTATTCCATCTTTCGGTTTTTCTATTTACTGGGAACCGTCAATGCACTCTTCTTTGCGTTTCTGATTTTTTCCCGGAGCAACCGGAAACGCTCTGATGTCATTCTGGGAGTCTGGCTGGTATTCCTGTCGTTGCAGCTTGTCATTCCCTTTATTTACATGAGCAACATCAAAGCGTTGGGATACATGATTGGTTACGAATCAACGCTACTTGCATTACATCCTATTTTTCTGTACAACTACGCCCTAACGCTGACCAACGAAAAGCGAAAGCTAAAATCCATCCTGCTCAGTTTCATCCCGGCCCTGATGGTTGCTCTCTCCATGGTGGGGTTTGTCGAAATGTCTTCTACTGAGAAGTTCAACATGGTGACCAAAGAAACACTACCGCCGTTAAGTGTGTTCCCTTCTTTTATTCTGTCAATGACAGTTATCGTCTGGTTTATGGTAGCAGCCTTCAGGGTACTGAAAAAACACAAAAAACAAATTCTACAGGTTTACTCCTACCGGGATGACGTTGATCTACTCTGGCTCCGACGACTGACCGTTTCCTTTGCCATTATTCTGGCATCTGACCTGGCATTGGGCATCCTTTTCATTTTCATTAATGTTCCAATGCCTTTTGCCGATTTCTTTTTCTATACGATGCTGACCATCTTCATCTTCCTGTTAGGATACTTTGGTTATCAGCAAGGAAATATTTTCAGGTTCGAACCACTTAATATCGCCCGGGAGGCTCACGAGAGTCATGCCAAGGAAGAATCGCATGACCAGAAAGCAGAAATTCCTGTAATCAACGAAGCGGATGCCCAAAAACTGAGTGCGCTGATGAAAGAAGAACAACCATTCCTGGAAAGCTCGCTCACTATTAACGACCTTTCGCGGATGATGGACATGCCGCCCCACCAGTTGTCACGGGTCATCAACCGCCATTTCGGAAAGAATTTCTTCGAGTATGTGAACCAGTATCGTATCGAATATTTCAAACGGTTGGCCGTCGATCCCAAATACCAGCACTACTCACTGCTTGGCTTGGGGCTGGAATGCGGGTTCAATTCCAAGTCATCTTTCAACCGGGTTTTCAAAGAGCATACGGGACTCACACCAGGTGCTGTGCGAAAACAAGCCGAAGCAGAAACCGTGTCTCAATAAACTGGGACTTCACTTCCTCGCTCTTCTCTTTATCAGCACCTTCCAGCACGTCTCATCCCGGCTCATGTCCCGATTTCGGAATATGAGACGCTCACTCTACGCTCGCATGGTAGTTTTGTTTCATCAGTTTTCAGCAAACAAAAACACCCATGAAATCCGAAACATTAACGAAAGAAAAAATAGTCGTCACTCATACGACAGATGCCGATAGGAAAGCTATCAAAAAACTCTACCACGATAAATATTCCGACGGCATTGTCCCTGAATTGAGCGAAGAATTATTCCCCGGCGAACTTTCCTTCATCTCGCGCTCCGATGGAGAAGTTAACGGACATCTTCAACTTATTCCCCTGCAGGAAACCGGGAAACAATTATCAAATGTTCTGCTAATCGGTCACATGGTTCTTCCCGTAGGGAAAGAAGGTAAGGCTTTGCTACAGGAAGCTTCAATGTGCGCATGGGAACTGGGCTACAAAGCTATCGTCACTTTTGAAGACCAGGGAGAACTAATGGAAGCCGGCTTTTATGAATTTGACTCCCCTGTTTTCAGTAACCTAAATGATAATACGCCGGTGTATGGTTATGATCTTTCCTGGAAAGGAACGGAAAAGATTGAAAGAAACCTGGTGTTCCCGCATGTGCGGTTTTATCTGTCGCTACGCAGCCAGTCGTAAAAAAAGCCTGACAACGTGGCCAGGCTTTTCTCATCAATTAACTTCACTATCTATAACGGAATGTTTCCGTGCTTTTTGGGCGGATTGGTTTCGCTCTTGTTTTTGGTCATCTCCAATGCCATAATCACCTTCTTACGGGTGTCTTTCGGCATGATGATCTCATCGATATAACCGAGCTCGGCTGCACGATACGGATTAGCGAAATTGTCACGGTAGTCATCTACGCGCTTCGCTTTCGACTCATCATCCTTATCATTCCGGAAAATGATATTCACGGCACCTTCCGGTCCCATTACCGCAATCTCGGCAGTAGGCCATGCCATGTTCATGTCAGCAGCCAAATGCTTGCTGGCCATCACATCGTAAGCACCTCCATAAGCTTTCCGGGTAATTACCGTAATTTTTGGAACAGTAGCCTCAGCATAGGCATACAGCAACTTGGCTCCGTGACGAATGATACCGCCAAACTCCTGGGTTGTTCCCGGAAGGAATCCCGGCACATCCACGAAAGTAACCAACGGAATATTGAACGAGTCGCAGAAACGAACAAAACGGGCACCTTTCACCGACGAATCAATGTCCAGCACTCCTGCGAGGTGATCGGGCTGATTAGCCACAACGCCTACCGTACGTCCACCCATGCGGGCAAATCCGACTGTAATGTTCTGCGCAAAATGTGGCATCACTTCGAAGAAGTGGTTATCGTCGACAACCGAACGAATAATAGTGTGCATATCGTACGGCTTGTTCGGATCCGGCGGAACAATAGTCTGCAACTGCTCGTCCTCCCGCTCTACATCGTCGGTACACGGGATGACCGGCGGATCTTCCATGTTATTTGATGGCAGATAACTCAGCAATTCCCGAATCATCATCAGGGTTTGCTCGTCATCTTGTCCGAGGAAATGAGCCACACCACTTTTTGCGTTGTGCGTCATTGCACCACCGAGCTGCTCTTTGGTCACCTCTTCATGAGTCACGGTTTTCACCACTTCCGGTCCGGTTACGAACATGTAACTGGTATCCTTTACCATGAAGATAAAATCGGTCAGTGCGGGTGAATATACAGCCCCTCCGGCACATGGTCCCATGATGGATGAAATCTGCGGAACAACACCCGAAGCTTTTACGTTCAACCAGAAAATATCCGCATAACCAGCCAGGCTTCGTACACCTTCCTGAATACGGGCACCCCCCGAGTCGTTCAACCCGATGATTGGAGCTCCCATTTTCATCGCCAGTTGCGTTACCTTGACGATTTTATCGGCATTGGTCCGACTCAGCGAACCACCAAAAACGGTGAAATCCTGCGCAAATACATACACCAGACGTCCGTCTACTTTTCCGTAACCAGACACTACACCATCACCCGGGATTTTATTCTCATCCATCCCAAAATTGGTGCAGCTGTGTGTGACTATTTTATCCAGTTCGACAAATGTTCCTTTGTCGAGAAAAACATCAATACGTTCACGGGCGGTCAGTTTCCCGCCGTCGTGCTGTTTGGCAATTCGAGCCTCGCCACCACCGGCTTCGGCCGCTTTGTTTTTATCTTCAAAAATCCGGTACTTATCTTCAAGTTTCTGCATGAAATCTCTATTTAAAGGTCAATCTTCAAGGGATTCCAATTCAACCAGCGGTTGATGCCCCTCGATGGTGTCCCCTTCGTTTACCAAAATCTTTTTCACGGTTCCATGGAAAGCACTCTTGTATTCGCTTTCCATTTTCATGGCCGATATGGTGATGACCGTTTGGCCAGCTTCCACTTCTTCCCCTTCTTTCACAGGAATACGAACCACTTTCCCAGGCATGGGGGTGGTAATCACATTACCGGCTGATGCCAGATCACCTTTCGTATTGTTTCTGTAACGGGTGAGCGCATCAATCACCTCTACCTCGTACTGACTGGTAAGGGTTTTTACGCTGTAGTGGTTGGCTTTGCCTACCTCGATCATTTCCATGTTGGTCGACTTGCCGTTGTGAAGCACGGAATAAATCCCCGGCTCAACACGAACCACGTCAAATTCATATTCGCGACCGTCGATGAGTGCCCGGTATTTGGAGCCTTCCTTACCCAGCAGCTCTACGTTCGCTGTACGCGAATTGATTCTTACTTCGTTCTGCATAATTCAATGGTTGATTAAAGTCGGAGTACACTTTTACGTCGTGCAAATTCTTTCCAGGGAGATGATTCATTTTTACCGTTTTCGGTCGGTTCCGAAACCAGTTTCTTCATCTTCTCGGTGTAGTCGAGATAGGCAATAAATAGTGCCATATCCTCACACTCCTGGTTACAATCGGATGGTATCTCCATTACCTCCGGATTCTTCTCGATGAAATGAGTGTCGTAATTACCGGACGCAAAATCTTCCGCTTCCATAATTCTTTTCAGGAATGGAATGGTGTTTTTCACACCGCTGATTTTGTATTCGTACAACGCCCTTTTCATCCGTTCGATAGCCTCGCCGCGGGTTTGCGCCCACACGATCAGCTTGGAGATCATCGGATCGTAATAAATCGGGATTTCATAACCTTCGTACACATAACCATCGGTACGTACGCCCAATCCAAGCGGTTCAGTGATGTGCTTAATCAGACCAGGACTCGGCATGAAGTTATTCTTCGGATCTTCTGCATAAATCCGGCATTCGATGGCATGTCCGGTTTGGGTAAGTTCTTCCTGTTTGAAAGGCAGCTCTTCGCCATTGGCGACCATAATCTGCACTTTCACCAGGTCAACACCGGTTACCCTTTCGGTAATGGGATGTTCTACCTGCAAACGGGTATTCATTTCCAGGAAATAGAAATTATGGTCGTTATCGACCAAAAACTCTACCGTACCGGCTCCTACGTAATTCACCGACTGGGCTGCGGCAACAGCCTGTTCACCCATTTGGGCACGCAATTCAGGTGTCATCAA
This Prolixibacter sp. NT017 DNA region includes the following protein-coding sequences:
- a CDS encoding AraC family transcriptional regulator, with the translated sequence MPFYSIFRFFYLLGTVNALFFAFLIFSRSNRKRSDVILGVWLVFLSLQLVIPFIYMSNIKALGYMIGYESTLLALHPIFLYNYALTLTNEKRKLKSILLSFIPALMVALSMVGFVEMSSTEKFNMVTKETLPPLSVFPSFILSMTVIVWFMVAAFRVLKKHKKQILQVYSYRDDVDLLWLRRLTVSFAIILASDLALGILFIFINVPMPFADFFFYTMLTIFIFLLGYFGYQQGNIFRFEPLNIAREAHESHAKEESHDQKAEIPVINEADAQKLSALMKEEQPFLESSLTINDLSRMMDMPPHQLSRVINRHFGKNFFEYVNQYRIEYFKRLAVDPKYQHYSLLGLGLECGFNSKSSFNRVFKEHTGLTPGAVRKQAEAETVSQ
- a CDS encoding valine--tRNA ligase, coding for MEIPSKYNPVEVEDKWYQYWMEQGFFHSEPDEREPYTIVIPPPNVTGVLHMGHMLNNTIQDILVRRARMQGYNACWVPGTDHASIATEAKVVGKLREEGIKKDDLTRDAFLEHAWEWTHKHGGIILEQLKKLGASCDWERTAFTMDEKRSESVIKVFVDLYNKGYIYRGVRMVNWDPSAKTALSDEEVIHKEEQSKLYYVRYKIEDVPGEFVTVATTRPETILGDTAVCVNPNDGRFKHLAGKRVLVPLVNRSVPIIQDEYVDMEFGTGCLKITPAHDVNDYEIGLRHNLEVIDTFNDDGTLSKEAGFLIGVDRFEARKQIIPMLEDAGNLVKVEDYTNKVGYSERTDVVIEPKLSAQWFLKMEELGKPALDAVENDDVQFFPPKFKNLYRHWMGNIKDWCISRQLWWGHRIPVYYLADGSFVVAETDEKALQLARETTGRMDLTIDDLHQDEDVLDTWASSWLWPISVFDGISDPDNKEINYYYPTNDLVTAPEIIFFWVARMIIAGYEYRGTFPFKNVYFTGIVRDKLRRKMSKSLGNSPDPLDLIAKYGADGVRVGMLLCSPAGNDILFEESLTEQGRNFSSKIWNSFRLVHGWEVDASLPQPEHARLGLDWFNAQLNEVIATMNDHFSKYRLSDALMTIYTAMRDDFSGWLLEIVKPAYQQPIDKQTYDELVALFDKMLRLLHPFMPFITEEIWQLLGERKEGESIMMAEWPTVAEADASLVEQFVNIEEAVTGIRNVRKEKNIANKEELKVAVYPGEKGYSPVFDAVLRKMGNLSELEVVNEKVDGALSFRVKSTEYYIPLGDLVNVEEEIAKIEEELKYTRGFLTSVMKKLGNERFVNGAPEQVVATERKKQADAEEKIKLLEERLTSLK
- a CDS encoding DUF2892 domain-containing protein; the protein is MKKNMGNTDRIIRVLLAIVFVALYYAGIITGIIGIILLILAAIFVLTSLVSFCPLYAPFGIKTFCAPKEDAPKE
- a CDS encoding GNAT family N-acetyltransferase — encoded protein: MKSETLTKEKIVVTHTTDADRKAIKKLYHDKYSDGIVPELSEELFPGELSFISRSDGEVNGHLQLIPLQETGKQLSNVLLIGHMVLPVGKEGKALLQEASMCAWELGYKAIVTFEDQGELMEAGFYEFDSPVFSNLNDNTPVYGYDLSWKGTEKIERNLVFPHVRFYLSLRSQS
- a CDS encoding acyl-CoA carboxylase subunit beta, producing the protein MQKLEDKYRIFEDKNKAAEAGGGEARIAKQHDGGKLTARERIDVFLDKGTFVELDKIVTHSCTNFGMDENKIPGDGVVSGYGKVDGRLVYVFAQDFTVFGGSLSRTNADKIVKVTQLAMKMGAPIIGLNDSGGARIQEGVRSLAGYADIFWLNVKASGVVPQISSIMGPCAGGAVYSPALTDFIFMVKDTSYMFVTGPEVVKTVTHEEVTKEQLGGAMTHNAKSGVAHFLGQDDEQTLMMIRELLSYLPSNNMEDPPVIPCTDDVEREDEQLQTIVPPDPNKPYDMHTIIRSVVDDNHFFEVMPHFAQNITVGFARMGGRTVGVVANQPDHLAGVLDIDSSVKGARFVRFCDSFNIPLVTFVDVPGFLPGTTQEFGGIIRHGAKLLYAYAEATVPKITVITRKAYGGAYDVMASKHLAADMNMAWPTAEIAVMGPEGAVNIIFRNDKDDESKAKRVDDYRDNFANPYRAAELGYIDEIIMPKDTRKKVIMALEMTKNKSETNPPKKHGNIPL
- a CDS encoding lipocalin family protein gives rise to the protein MRKWIAITGLSAVAGLFFLSGCTGKKEPPYAPVSGFELQQYLGKWYEIARLPNRFEKDLVNVTATYSLRDDGKVRVQNEGDKPDGKHKMAIGKAKLAGNPGEGYLRVSFFGPFYADYVIVALDKEHYQYALVASSDKYLWILSRTPQLDKNLYDKLLQKAQQLGFDTSKLYVVPQKATEQQADKQ
- a CDS encoding endonuclease domain-containing protein, whose amino-acid sequence is MGISNKVTLFYNAPPIIFERAKRLRENMTEAELKLWECLKEKKLLNLRFRPQHPIDIFIADFYCHPLKLIIEIDGGIHLSETNKAYDIGREAELERWGLKVVRFTNQEVLNSLDQVLMNLEKICIDRQKELQ
- a CDS encoding 4Fe-4S binding protein encodes the protein MQLIYFSPTHTTRQVLEGIANGLNSNPVKHIDLTLSSPAWEAAPDEITLFGVPVYGGRVPAEATRRMKQIKGNQTPAVVVVVYGNRAYEDALLELRDIVTEQGFVPIAAAAFIGEHSYTTGDYPIAPGRPDTNDLQKAADFGTEISELLQEAKTLSPIAVPGNFPYKPQGQKPPIAPVTIAEKCDQCGICVSVCPTGAITLYDLPETDASACILCCACIKECPTGARINDSGFINEKSQWLVDNYSERKEPEVFVTNL
- a CDS encoding biotin/lipoyl-containing protein, yielding MQNEVRINSRTANVELLGKEGSKYRALIDGREYEFDVVRVEPGIYSVLHNGKSTNMEMIEVGKANHYSVKTLTSQYEVEVIDALTRYRNNTKGDLASAGNVITTPMPGKVVRIPVKEGEEVEAGQTVITISAMKMESEYKSAFHGTVKKILVNEGDTIEGHQPLVELESLED
- the accC gene encoding acetyl-CoA carboxylase biotin carboxylase subunit, whose amino-acid sequence is MIRKILVANRGEIAVRVMRSCREMGIQSVAVFSEADRSAMHVRYADEACFIGPSPSSESYLNIDKIMDAAVKSGADAIHPGYGFLSENAEFARRVAEAGLIFIGPSPDAILAMGDKLTARKIMMDAGVSVVPGTRDLIEDEDKLKETADSIGYPIMIKASAGGGGKGMRLVREESELVSSYRRARSEAGSAFGNDVVYMEKYIESPHHIEFQVMADEHGNTVHLFERECSVQRRHQKVIEETPSPLMTPELRAQMGEQAVAAAQSVNYVGAGTVEFLVDNDHNFYFLEMNTRLQVEHPITERVTGVDLVKVQIMVANGEELPFKQEELTQTGHAIECRIYAEDPKNNFMPSPGLIKHITEPLGLGVRTDGYVYEGYEIPIYYDPMISKLIVWAQTRGEAIERMKRALYEYKISGVKNTIPFLKRIMEAEDFASGNYDTHFIEKNPEVMEIPSDCNQECEDMALFIAYLDYTEKMKKLVSEPTENGKNESSPWKEFARRKSVLRL